The nucleotide sequence GATGGACAACAGCAATGCTGGTACCGTAGTTAAATGTCTCAAACCTCCAATTAAAAACCTTTTGTTGCTCAAGGACGGGTGTACCTCCTCTGGGTTATCAGAGTGATGGatagaggcagagggagagacactgaGAGGGAAAAGGGAGGAAGGAGACGTGGGCTGAGCAGAGTGTGTAGATCGGGGAAGATGACTGATTGTTGTAGAGATGGAGGTAGGGGGGGATGAGGTCACTCCTGAAGAAGGAGGACGTGGTCCCTCCAGTTGCTCCTGTGTAGTCAAAAGGCTATCAGCTGTGGTATCCTCCAAATGTATCGCTGTGGTAGGAAAATTACTCAATTGTCATCTTTAATCACATTCAGTCGAATACAAAAATGTGTCAAATTGGTGTGCGTCATTGATATTACAGTGAcagttttgcatttattttcatttcactaAATTCCAGAAACttgaacacaccacacacagggACAGTTCAGGAAGTTAGTGTAGGATGTTTTTCACCATCCAATGTTCCCTTTTCCTTTCACATTCATACTGTTGTTGACCTCACAAAGGAAATGAAAGTTTGATGAGTGgattttctggaaaaataccAAACACCTCCCCGTTTAGGGTCAGTGTAAAGGCACTGAGCAGAACTCCTATCCCTGAATGACTGGGCTTTAACCTTTTACTTTGATCTATTGACTGCATGGAGGTTAAGTCCTGGCACCACActctaatagtttttttttttttttaactttactCTTATCAGACTGAAACTTTACCAGTTTCAAGTATTCAGAAATACAAGATATTGTTTTATTCCAACTATTCAAATATGCAAATGAGGCTAAATGTCCTTAAATATCTGCCATTTGCATATTAtgagaatacatttttcaacacatTACTTCAAGgcagaatgttttgttttttgtggtaAGACACCCAATGATCAGATTTGTACAgaacagtttattattttaaaaacaatttccatattATGTATGATGGATGCATATTTTGCCTATATTTACAGGcaaaatgacatttaaaatctACATGACACAAGATATTAAAAAAGCCTCTGTATACGTCTGGCTATAAGACCTAAGAACCTGTGTGTGGAATATAATGAATTTCCTCTGAAAACTGAGAAAAATGGATTGGCACATGGAAGACATCTCATTTTGTGTAAATGCCAGATAAAGATAGGCTAATGCAATTAGAATGTACTTTCCAGAAATAAGAGTGATGCATATTTCAACACAAAACAGCACGTCTACAAAGGATATAGACATGTACGGAATAGCTAGCAATATGCTCCGGAAAACAAGCTTTTGAATGATATATGATTCAACATAGTGGTTCAATGTCTAGATGAAACATgctaacaataacaacatttatttatgcaGAGTTGGGATAAAATGATATAAATCAGTTATTTCATGAAAGTAGATTAGTTATAATTGCAAAATATCCCAAAATCTGAAAACTGACAGATGGATGCACTGTGGTGCCTGGCCTTAACATAAAAACCCATTACTGTACCTGAAATATTGAAGCAGAAGACATCAAACAGTGTGGTGACAGGGGCTCTCCATTTGATGACACCAGTCTGGTTTTTACCACAGCTTAAACTGGGCAAAATCCGAGGGATCACTGCAAAATGTTCATCAATCCATCCAAACCTAGAGACCCAAATATTGTTTGTCCATTAATTAATTCTTAGAGGTAATCTATTATAAAAATCATTATTATGAAAAAAAGGATTTTAATCCAAAAGCCTCTTACCTGCATGTTTCCAATCCTTGTTTTTGAGCCTCTTCAACCTGAGCAATCGAGGCCAAGGTTACACCAAGAAATGAGCACACATCCCTGGCCTCAGAGGCATTAAAGGCATAGGTAAGCTGGTTGATTTGATTTTTGTAGTGGACCTGAAACACCCCAGCAATGTGGTCCTTTGGGAATGCTGAGAAGGACATTTTTGGTTTTCAATgttataaataattattgttcttgtattttttttctaataatatttatgtatctatatataaaacataataaa is from Esox lucius isolate fEsoLuc1 chromosome 2, fEsoLuc1.pri, whole genome shotgun sequence and encodes:
- the lyve1a gene encoding lymphatic vessel endothelial hyaluronic acid receptor 1a; this translates as MTHSGPLVPQFSVSDSSKQLITMIQVWILSLLLNLSLAFSKLHVDPSKFHAFPKDHIAGVFQVHYKNQINQLTYAFNASEARDVCSFLGVTLASIAQVEEAQKQGLETCRFGWIDEHFAVIPRILPSLSCGKNQTGVIKWRAPVTTLFDVFCFNISAIHLEDTTADSLLTTQEQLEGPRPPSSGVTSSPPTSISTTISHLPRSTHSAQPTSPSSLFPLSVSPSASIHHSDNPEEVHPSLSNKRFLIGAVPTVLLITFAFVILLTAMAILWYFRKGQKKDYTETEDWKHTCMKETKNQQNESATEPDDEVCKEIAKDVRVNIRDDTNTKYTSEIEP